Below is a genomic region from bacterium BMS3Abin14.
AGAGGAAGAGTTAGGATGCGGACCATCGGGAAGGGAAGAAGATTGCGGATATGACCTGTTTTATGCTCGCAATGACACCGTTGGACCTTGGACATTGGACGTTGGGCCTGGACTTACACCTCCACACTTCCTTTTTAACCTCTCACCCTTTAGACTGACCGCATGGCCGCATCGATAATGAAAAAACCCGGCGGGGTGTCCAGGTGGTGGATCCTTGCGATAGTCCACCTTTCCACCCTCGCCTTCGCAATGACCCTGCAGCTCATCCCGCCGCTCCTGCCGGCCTTCGTCGCGCAATTCGGGATGACCAGGGGACAGGCCGGCCTCCTTATGGCCTTTTTTACGCTTCCAGGTATTTTCCTGTCCCTGCCCGGCGGTTATCTGGCCGACCATCTCGGGCCCCGGAAGGTCGGGCTCGTATCGCTCTCCCTGTTGGCGGCTGGGACGCTGGTAATGGTCATAGGCGGTTTGCCTTTCCTTTTCCTCGGAAGGCTTCTCTCGGGAGTCGGAGCCGGTTCACTCATGGTCGTCGTTCCCCAGGTCATTTCCCAAAGATTCGTCGGCCGGGAGATCGGACTGGCCATGGGACTCTTCAACACCGCGGTCCCTCTGGGCACCATTATGGCCTTCAACCTGATGGTTCCCATCACACAGTCCTTCGGGGTCCTGGCAGCTATCACCTGGACGGCTGTTTTCGACCTGCTCGCGCTCGCCGGGTTTTTCCTCATCTTCACCGATCAGCCGTTGGACCCGAACGCCGGGCCCGCTCCCACGGTCAGGGGAGGGTTGAAAAACCTCGGGAGGGGGATATGGATCACCGCCGCGGTGTGGGCACTGTTCAACATGGCGCTGATGTCCTTCTTCACCTACGGCATCGATTTCTTTACCCTCTCAGGGTTCGGCCCGAACTACTCGGCCTTTCTCGCGAGCATCCCCATGATGCTCTCTATCCCACTGGCCCCCGTCGCCGGGATGGCGCTCGACCGTTACGGCTGGAGAACAGGCCCGATTATCCTGGGGGGGGTGGCCTGCGCAATTGCTGTATTTTGCATCGC
It encodes:
- a CDS encoding putative cyanate transporter; translated protein: MKKPGGVSRWWILAIVHLSTLAFAMTLQLIPPLLPAFVAQFGMTRGQAGLLMAFFTLPGIFLSLPGGYLADHLGPRKVGLVSLSLLAAGTLVMVIGGLPFLFLGRLLSGVGAGSLMVVVPQVISQRFVGREIGLAMGLFNTAVPLGTIMAFNLMVPITQSFGVLAAITWTAVFDLLALAGFFLIFTDQPLDPNAGPAPTVRGGLKNLGRGIWITAAVWALFNMALMSFFTYGIDFFTLSGFGPNYSAFLASIPMMLSIPLAPVAGMALDRYGWRTGPIILGGVACAIAVFCIAYYPHLALLETIALGVGVAFIPPSIFTIAGEVLPKEKMGVGFGLLSTIFNIGLFTAIPVLGAMKDSFGTYGPSFTVMAVLLLVSSRLSFLLRK